The following are encoded in a window of Rhizobium sp. 11515TR genomic DNA:
- a CDS encoding LON peptidase substrate-binding domain-containing protein, with protein MQVGNARYLKPSDLPESVAVFPLSGALLLPGAQLPLNVFEPRYLAMFDAAIAGNRLIGMIQPALGEPPESSNLAHVGCLGRITSLSETGDGRYIAALTGICRFRLMDEITAHQPYRTFRITPFISDLKSHHEEGTVDRPALLSAFRAYLEANKLEADWESVERADNMMLVNSLSMMAPFDPAEKQALLEAPDLKTRAETFIAIVKIVLAGSGDTDSLLQ; from the coding sequence ATGCAAGTCGGCAATGCCAGATATTTGAAGCCAAGCGATCTGCCCGAATCAGTTGCTGTCTTTCCCCTGTCCGGTGCGTTGCTGCTGCCCGGGGCTCAATTGCCGCTGAATGTCTTCGAGCCGCGCTATCTCGCCATGTTCGATGCGGCCATCGCCGGAAATCGTTTGATCGGCATGATCCAGCCGGCGCTGGGAGAGCCGCCGGAATCATCCAATCTGGCGCATGTCGGCTGCCTCGGGCGCATCACCTCCCTCTCGGAGACTGGCGACGGTCGTTATATCGCCGCGCTGACGGGCATATGCCGTTTCCGGCTGATGGATGAAATCACCGCCCACCAGCCCTATCGCACATTCCGCATCACCCCCTTCATCTCCGACCTGAAATCCCATCATGAGGAAGGCACGGTCGATCGCCCGGCGCTGCTTTCGGCTTTCCGTGCCTATCTGGAGGCCAATAAGTTGGAAGCGGATTGGGAAAGCGTCGAGCGAGCCGACAACATGATGCTGGTCAATTCGCTGTCGATGATGGCGCCCTTCGATCCGGCCGAGAAACAGGCCCTTCTCGAAGCGCCCGACCTGAAGACCCGCGCCGAAACCTTCATCGCCATCGTCAAGATCGTGCTCGCCGGCTCCGGCGACACCGATTCCCTGTTGCAGTAG
- a CDS encoding LysR substrate-binding domain-containing protein, whose protein sequence is MQERHRISLNAIRVFAIVARTGSLTAAGSELGVTSGAVSHQLKKLEDELGVIFFRRGNNTVSLTEIGRRFYQEVAPAIGLIERSAEALYRDENEIGVHATTSLALRWLIPSLDRFRALCPQVRVRVETSSARGFPAVPDSDVSIRHFRIGEVAEGWEFLARDLRRPVVSPGLLAKDANHREIAVSRLPALQCCVGNWDWQLWCEAFRLSPADLSFGHAFDTDDAALHACVAGLGVLLAPTILTGREMKSGALINLPGYEPVETGTYRYRRRSESRAVRQFCSWMDAEMRNLA, encoded by the coding sequence ATGCAGGAGCGGCACCGTATCTCGCTCAATGCCATCAGGGTGTTTGCGATCGTGGCGCGCACCGGAAGCCTGACAGCGGCCGGTAGCGAGCTTGGCGTGACATCTGGCGCGGTGAGCCACCAGCTCAAAAAGCTTGAAGACGAGTTAGGGGTGATTTTCTTCCGCCGGGGAAACAACACCGTCTCCCTCACCGAAATAGGGCGGCGGTTCTATCAGGAGGTCGCGCCGGCGATCGGGCTCATCGAACGCTCGGCCGAGGCTCTTTATCGCGACGAAAACGAAATCGGCGTCCACGCCACCACATCGCTTGCGCTGCGCTGGCTCATTCCGTCACTGGATCGCTTTCGCGCTCTCTGCCCGCAGGTGCGCGTCCGGGTGGAAACGAGTTCCGCGCGCGGTTTTCCAGCCGTTCCCGACTCGGATGTCAGCATTCGACATTTCCGGATAGGGGAAGTCGCCGAAGGATGGGAGTTCCTTGCGCGCGACTTGCGCCGTCCGGTCGTTTCTCCTGGCCTGCTGGCGAAAGATGCCAATCATCGGGAGATTGCCGTTTCGCGCCTGCCGGCTTTGCAATGCTGTGTGGGCAACTGGGACTGGCAGCTCTGGTGCGAGGCGTTCCGTCTTTCACCGGCAGATCTTTCCTTCGGCCATGCCTTCGACACGGACGACGCTGCGCTTCATGCCTGCGTCGCCGGCCTCGGAGTGCTGCTCGCACCGACCATCCTCACGGGCCGGGAAATGAAATCGGGTGCGCTGATAAATCTGCCTGGCTACGAACCAGTCGAAACCGGCACCTATCGCTACCGGCGCCGCTCGGAATCGAGAGCGGTCCGGCAATTCTGCAGCTGGATGGATGCCGAGATGCGGAACCTCGCATAG
- a CDS encoding Trm112 family protein — protein MDVTVSKVDPKLLDLLVCPLTKGRLSYDREKNELISENARLAYPIRDGIPIMLISEARRIED, from the coding sequence ATGGACGTCACGGTCAGCAAAGTGGACCCGAAACTGCTCGATCTGCTCGTCTGCCCGCTGACCAAGGGGCGGCTGAGCTACGACCGGGAAAAGAACGAGCTGATCTCGGAAAACGCGCGCCTCGCCTATCCGATCCGCGACGGCATTCCGATCATGCTGATTTCGGAAGCAAGACGTATCGAGGATTGA
- a CDS encoding MFS transporter, with product MPRLRYRYRDPITLSAPIAWMPFRSPIVRAVAALSLTQLIGWGSTFYLPAVIGPAMAHELGVGLPMVMAGPTIMLVVMAMVSWPLSSIFERHGARPIMTWGGALGAGGLLILGLAHGPILYILSWLTLGLAGTCMLTTPAQIAVSEIAGDTARRALGVLILAGGLTSTIVWPLTGLLQDQWGWRATTLFFAALMLFVCAPLHWTTLARQPKEKSAKKAALEPAPIHEPSFTLLAASFAANGFVTWGFALTIIILFEAAGLDHASALAAAAFIGIARWAGRMVDLLGSRRWSGFTIGLTGSALFPLSFAVLLLSNSFTGAMLFATLYGIASGITAVTRATLPLQIFPTGTYARASARLAVPLNLSYAAAPPLFTTAVTYAGPQAALWLAMAISSIAYCTLLSLLLVHRRVNDTSQPS from the coding sequence ATGCCTCGCCTTCGATATCGCTACCGCGATCCGATCACGCTTTCCGCGCCGATTGCGTGGATGCCATTCCGCTCACCCATAGTTCGCGCCGTTGCCGCACTGTCGCTCACACAGCTCATCGGCTGGGGCTCTACCTTCTATCTGCCAGCGGTGATTGGGCCTGCCATGGCCCACGAACTGGGCGTTGGCCTGCCCATGGTCATGGCTGGACCGACGATCATGCTTGTTGTCATGGCGATGGTGTCCTGGCCGCTAAGCTCGATCTTCGAACGCCACGGCGCCCGCCCGATTATGACCTGGGGGGGCGCTCTGGGCGCTGGCGGACTGCTGATCCTGGGGCTCGCCCACGGTCCGATCCTCTATATTCTTTCATGGTTGACCCTCGGCCTCGCCGGCACTTGCATGTTGACGACACCGGCACAGATTGCAGTCAGCGAAATCGCCGGCGATACAGCGCGTCGGGCACTCGGCGTTCTGATCCTGGCAGGCGGGCTGACATCGACGATCGTCTGGCCGTTGACCGGCCTTCTGCAGGATCAATGGGGCTGGCGCGCTACAACGCTTTTCTTTGCCGCGCTGATGCTGTTTGTCTGCGCGCCGCTGCATTGGACCACGCTTGCCCGTCAACCCAAGGAGAAATCGGCTAAGAAGGCCGCGCTGGAGCCTGCCCCCATCCATGAGCCGAGTTTCACCTTGCTGGCCGCAAGCTTTGCCGCCAACGGCTTCGTTACCTGGGGATTTGCCCTGACGATCATCATCCTCTTCGAGGCTGCTGGTCTCGATCATGCCAGCGCGCTGGCGGCAGCAGCCTTCATCGGCATTGCGCGATGGGCGGGCCGCATGGTCGATTTACTCGGCAGCCGGCGCTGGTCGGGCTTTACCATCGGTCTCACGGGCTCTGCGCTGTTTCCCTTGAGCTTTGCGGTTCTTCTGCTGAGCAATAGCTTCACGGGCGCCATGCTTTTCGCCACACTTTACGGCATTGCCAGCGGCATCACCGCCGTTACCCGCGCCACGCTGCCGCTGCAGATTTTTCCCACCGGCACTTACGCCCGCGCATCGGCACGACTGGCGGTCCCTCTCAATCTCTCCTATGCAGCGGCGCCACCATTATTCACCACCGCGGTGACCTACGCCGGCCCACAGGCTGCACTATGGCTGGCCATGGCGATCTCGAGCATTGCATATTGCACCCTGCTCAGCCTTTTGCTGGTGCATCGCCGAGTGAATGACACGTCTCAACCGAGCTGA